A DNA window from Luteolibacter luteus contains the following coding sequences:
- a CDS encoding NAD(P)/FAD-dependent oxidoreductase → MSKKIAVIGGGPAGLRAAEVAAIAGASVTVFEAKPSVGRKLLVAGRGGLNLTHGEDFSSFITRYSGPDQPPEFWEKVLSAFTPSDLRDWAAGLGIETFQQRTGRIYPREMKAAPLLRRWVECLRGLGVSFEMNHRWCGLVPGNPHQVEFRIHDESRTFTADVVILAMGGASWPITGSDGGWVSTLQGLGIKVNPLAPANCGWETKWSPQLLAAVEGQPLKNLVVRAGATEAKGELMITAYGLEGGAIYQLGAVLRDMPQPVLHLDLKPTFTEAQLAQKLESSRGNLVETCKRLWKLSDAAHAIFRENLSADENPDSLARHAKNCPVHLTGPRPIEEAISSAGGVCWSELDEKLMLRRLPGVYVAGEMIDWEAPTGGYLMQGCFATGTMVGRCFTAV, encoded by the coding sequence ATGAGCAAGAAGATCGCGGTGATTGGAGGCGGTCCGGCAGGACTGCGCGCCGCGGAGGTAGCCGCAATTGCGGGAGCCAGCGTAACCGTCTTCGAGGCGAAGCCTTCGGTCGGCCGCAAATTGCTGGTCGCGGGACGCGGCGGACTCAATCTCACTCACGGGGAAGATTTTTCCTCCTTCATCACCCGCTACTCCGGCCCGGACCAACCACCGGAGTTCTGGGAAAAGGTTCTATCAGCCTTCACTCCCTCCGACCTGCGCGATTGGGCAGCAGGATTGGGGATCGAAACTTTCCAGCAACGCACCGGACGAATCTACCCGCGCGAGATGAAAGCCGCCCCCCTGCTCCGCCGCTGGGTAGAGTGCTTGCGTGGCCTCGGGGTGAGCTTCGAGATGAACCACCGCTGGTGCGGCCTTGTTCCGGGAAACCCTCATCAGGTGGAATTCCGCATCCACGATGAATCTCGTACTTTCACAGCCGATGTCGTGATCCTGGCGATGGGTGGCGCATCATGGCCCATCACCGGCTCCGATGGGGGCTGGGTATCAACCTTGCAGGGCCTCGGTATCAAAGTGAATCCCCTGGCCCCGGCAAACTGCGGATGGGAAACCAAATGGTCTCCTCAACTTCTTGCCGCCGTTGAAGGGCAGCCTTTGAAAAATCTCGTTGTCCGTGCGGGCGCAACCGAAGCAAAGGGCGAACTGATGATCACCGCCTATGGCCTCGAAGGTGGAGCAATCTATCAGTTAGGCGCGGTCCTGCGCGACATGCCGCAGCCCGTCCTGCATCTCGATCTGAAGCCTACCTTCACTGAGGCCCAGCTAGCGCAAAAACTGGAATCCTCGCGTGGCAATCTGGTGGAGACTTGCAAGCGGCTGTGGAAACTCTCCGATGCAGCCCATGCAATATTCCGGGAAAATCTGTCAGCAGATGAAAATCCTGACTCACTTGCACGACACGCCAAGAATTGCCCCGTCCACTTGACCGGACCGCGTCCCATCGAAGAAGCGATTTCATCTGCGGGCGGTGTTTGTTGGAGCGAGTTAGATGAGAAGCTGATGCTGCGGAGATTGCCGGGAGTTTACGTAGCCGGAGAGATGATCGATTGGGAAGCACCGACGGGCGGCTACCTCATGCAAGGCTGCTTTGCTACGGGCACAATGGTAGGACGTTGTTTCACTGCTGTTTAA